The Coffea arabica cultivar ET-39 chromosome 8e, Coffea Arabica ET-39 HiFi, whole genome shotgun sequence genome window below encodes:
- the LOC113703513 gene encoding two-component response regulator-like APRR2 isoform X4 codes for MFDPKFLMHLVLSLSCFRSQKCCKKEDAMPAMVCTADELLGWKDFPKGLKVLLIESDACSAVEMRLKLEEMDYIVSIFCNENEALSAISNKSECFHVAIVEVNTQNSSGIFKFLETANDLPTIMISDNNCISTMMKCIAVTVLPCENPEPIGLKQAFNAGGKDVSEALKPVKESLISMLQLQFGNAETGKQASVEAEQENNQDLLSGCDKYPAPSTPQLKQGERSLDDGDCQDQANFSMEQDSAEQDGECKSVETTCGNSIFECTALGSPASGEDAVKEEHESTNCCRTEINTTTCYEGKDRPSNKTSNAAGLNRSSAVRDTCGIKASKKRSKVDWTPELHKKFVQAVEQLGIDQAIPSRILELMKVEGLTRHNVASHLQKYRMHRRHILPKENERRWPHPGGSAQRNYYPHKPVMAFPPYHPNHTIPGGQVYPAWIPPGTYTGGIHIWGSPYYPGWQVPNESWYWKPYSVTHADAWGCPVMPQTVGSYPQFAQQTAPDFQTTKEMQYTGSTLLNPSDLHAAEEVIDQVVKEAISKPWLPLPLGLKPPSTECVLNELSKQGISKIPPHTNAPNIR; via the exons ATGTTTGATCCAAAGTTTTTAATGCACTTGGTTTTATCTCTTTCTTGCTTTCGATCCCAG AAGTGCTGTAAGAAAGAGGATGCCATGCCAGCAATGGTTTGCACAGCTGATGAATTGCTGGGCTGGAAAGATTTCCCCAAGGGACTTAAGGTCCTTCTCATTGAAAGCGATGCTTGTTCTGCTGTAGAGATGAGATTAAAGCTTGAGGAAATGGATTATATAG TTTCCATATTCTGTAATGAGAATGAAGCTTTATCAGCAATTTCAAACAAATCTGAGTGCTTCCATGTTGCTATCGTTGAG GTGAATACCCAAAACTCTAGTGGCATATTCAAGTTTCTTGAAACCGCTAATGACTTGCCCACCATAA TGATTTCAGATAACAATTGCATAAGCACCATGATGAAGTGCATAGCG GTTACTGTGTTGCCTTGCGAGAATCCTGAACCTATTGGTCTAAAGCAGGCATTCAATGCAGGAGGAAAGGATGTCTCAGAAGCATTGAAGCCTGTAAAAGAGTCCTTGATCTCCATGCTGCAGCTCCAGTTTGGAAATGCTGAAACAGGTAAACAAGCTTCTGTGGAAGCAGAGCAAGAAAACAACCAGGATTTACTTTCAGGTTGTGACAAGTATCCAGCTCCTTCAACTCCGCAATTGAAACAAGGGGAGAGATCATTAGATGATGGTGATTGTCAGGATCAAGCTAACTTCTCTATGGAACAAGATAGTGCAGAGCAAGATGGGGAATGTAAATCTGTCGAAACCACttgtggcaattcaatctttgAGTGTACTGCTTTGGGTAGCCCAGCTTCAGGAGAGGATGCCGTCAAAGAAGAGCATGAATCAACTAACTGTTGCAGGACTGAGATAAATACTACTACTTGTTACGAGGGTAAAGATCGCCCCAGTAATAAAACTAGCAATGCTGCTGGACTTAACAGATCATCTGCTGTTCGCGATACTTGTGGGATTAAGGCTAGTAAGAAGAGGTCAAAG gTAGACTGGACACCTGAACTACATAAGAAGTTTGTACAAGCAGTTGAGCAACTTGGTATAGATCAGGCTATCCCTTCACGAATACTAGAACTGATGAAAGTGGAGGGGTTGACGAGACACAATGTGGCTAGCCATCTCCAG aaatACAGGATGCACAGAAGACACATTTTACCAAAGGAAAATGAACGAAGATGGCCTCATCCAGGAGGTTCAGCACAAAGGAATTATTATCCACATAAACCTGTCATGGCCTTCCCCCCATATCATCCTAACCATACGATTCCAGGTGGTCAGGTTTATCCTGCCTGGATTCCTCCTGGCACTTATACCGGTGGCATCCATATATGGGGTTCACCTTATTATCCTGGATGGCAGGTGCCTAACGAGAGTTGGTACTGGAAGCCCTATTCCGTG ACGCATGCAGATGCATGGGGATGTCCTGTGATGCCACAGACTGTTGGATCCTATCCCCAATTTGCTCAA CAGACTGCTCCTGATTTccaaaccacaaaagaaatgcagtATACAGGCAGCACATTGTTAAATCCATCTGATCTCCACGCT GCAGAGGAAGTAATTGACCAGGTAGTGAAAGAGGCAATAAGCAAGCCATGGTTGCCACTTCCATTAGGCCTAAAACCTCCCTCAACAGAGTGTGTCCTAAATGAACTCTCCAAACAAGGCATCTCCAAAATCCCCCCTCACACCAATGCCCCCAATATCCGCTGA
- the LOC113703513 gene encoding two-component response regulator-like APRR2 isoform X3, whose protein sequence is MFDPKFLMHLVLSLSCFRSQKCCKKEDAMPAMVCTADELLGWKDFPKGLKVLLIESDACSAVEMRLKLEEMDYIVSIFCNENEALSAISNKSECFHVAIVEVNTQNSSGIFKFLETANDLPTIMISDNNCISTMMKCIALGAVEFLQKPVSDDKLQNIWQHVVHKQAFNAGGKDVSEALKPVKESLISMLQLQFGNAETGKQASVEAEQENNQDLLSGCDKYPAPSTPQLKQGERSLDDGDCQDQANFSMEQDSAEQDGECKSVETTCGNSIFECTALGSPASGEDAVKEEHESTNCCRTEINTTTCYEGKDRPSNKTSNAAGLNRSSAVRDTCGIKASKKRSKVDWTPELHKKFVQAVEQLGIDQAIPSRILELMKVEGLTRHNVASHLQKYRMHRRHILPKENERRWPHPGGSAQRNYYPHKPVMAFPPYHPNHTIPGGQVYPAWIPPGTYTGGIHIWGSPYYPGWQVPNESWYWKPYSVTHADAWGCPVMPQTVGSYPQFAQTAPDFQTTKEMQYTGSTLLNPSDLHAAEEVIDQVVKEAISKPWLPLPLGLKPPSTECVLNELSKQGISKIPPHTNAPNIR, encoded by the exons ATGTTTGATCCAAAGTTTTTAATGCACTTGGTTTTATCTCTTTCTTGCTTTCGATCCCAG AAGTGCTGTAAGAAAGAGGATGCCATGCCAGCAATGGTTTGCACAGCTGATGAATTGCTGGGCTGGAAAGATTTCCCCAAGGGACTTAAGGTCCTTCTCATTGAAAGCGATGCTTGTTCTGCTGTAGAGATGAGATTAAAGCTTGAGGAAATGGATTATATAG TTTCCATATTCTGTAATGAGAATGAAGCTTTATCAGCAATTTCAAACAAATCTGAGTGCTTCCATGTTGCTATCGTTGAG GTGAATACCCAAAACTCTAGTGGCATATTCAAGTTTCTTGAAACCGCTAATGACTTGCCCACCATAA TGATTTCAGATAACAATTGCATAAGCACCATGATGAAGTGCATAGCG CTTGGTGCAGTTGAGTTCCTTCAGAAACCTGTGTCTGATGACAAACTCCAAAATATATGGCAGCATGTAGTTCACAAG CAGGCATTCAATGCAGGAGGAAAGGATGTCTCAGAAGCATTGAAGCCTGTAAAAGAGTCCTTGATCTCCATGCTGCAGCTCCAGTTTGGAAATGCTGAAACAGGTAAACAAGCTTCTGTGGAAGCAGAGCAAGAAAACAACCAGGATTTACTTTCAGGTTGTGACAAGTATCCAGCTCCTTCAACTCCGCAATTGAAACAAGGGGAGAGATCATTAGATGATGGTGATTGTCAGGATCAAGCTAACTTCTCTATGGAACAAGATAGTGCAGAGCAAGATGGGGAATGTAAATCTGTCGAAACCACttgtggcaattcaatctttgAGTGTACTGCTTTGGGTAGCCCAGCTTCAGGAGAGGATGCCGTCAAAGAAGAGCATGAATCAACTAACTGTTGCAGGACTGAGATAAATACTACTACTTGTTACGAGGGTAAAGATCGCCCCAGTAATAAAACTAGCAATGCTGCTGGACTTAACAGATCATCTGCTGTTCGCGATACTTGTGGGATTAAGGCTAGTAAGAAGAGGTCAAAG gTAGACTGGACACCTGAACTACATAAGAAGTTTGTACAAGCAGTTGAGCAACTTGGTATAGATCAGGCTATCCCTTCACGAATACTAGAACTGATGAAAGTGGAGGGGTTGACGAGACACAATGTGGCTAGCCATCTCCAG aaatACAGGATGCACAGAAGACACATTTTACCAAAGGAAAATGAACGAAGATGGCCTCATCCAGGAGGTTCAGCACAAAGGAATTATTATCCACATAAACCTGTCATGGCCTTCCCCCCATATCATCCTAACCATACGATTCCAGGTGGTCAGGTTTATCCTGCCTGGATTCCTCCTGGCACTTATACCGGTGGCATCCATATATGGGGTTCACCTTATTATCCTGGATGGCAGGTGCCTAACGAGAGTTGGTACTGGAAGCCCTATTCCGTG ACGCATGCAGATGCATGGGGATGTCCTGTGATGCCACAGACTGTTGGATCCTATCCCCAATTTGCTCAA ACTGCTCCTGATTTccaaaccacaaaagaaatgcagtATACAGGCAGCACATTGTTAAATCCATCTGATCTCCACGCT GCAGAGGAAGTAATTGACCAGGTAGTGAAAGAGGCAATAAGCAAGCCATGGTTGCCACTTCCATTAGGCCTAAAACCTCCCTCAACAGAGTGTGTCCTAAATGAACTCTCCAAACAAGGCATCTCCAAAATCCCCCCTCACACCAATGCCCCCAATATCCGCTGA
- the LOC113703513 gene encoding two-component response regulator-like APRR2 isoform X6, whose protein sequence is MPAMVCTADELLGWKDFPKGLKVLLIESDACSAVEMRLKLEEMDYIVSIFCNENEALSAISNKSECFHVAIVEVNTQNSSGIFKFLETANDLPTIMISDNNCISTMMKCIALGAVEFLQKPVSDDKLQNIWQHVVHKAFNAGGKDVSEALKPVKESLISMLQLQFGNAETGKQASVEAEQENNQDLLSGCDKYPAPSTPQLKQGERSLDDGDCQDQANFSMEQDSAEQDGECKSVETTCGNSIFECTALGSPASGEDAVKEEHESTNCCRTEINTTTCYEGKDRPSNKTSNAAGLNRSSAVRDTCGIKASKKRSKVDWTPELHKKFVQAVEQLGIDQAIPSRILELMKVEGLTRHNVASHLQKYRMHRRHILPKENERRWPHPGGSAQRNYYPHKPVMAFPPYHPNHTIPGGQVYPAWIPPGTYTGGIHIWGSPYYPGWQVPNESWYWKPYSVTHADAWGCPVMPQTVGSYPQFAQQTAPDFQTTKEMQYTGSTLLNPSDLHAAEEVIDQVVKEAISKPWLPLPLGLKPPSTECVLNELSKQGISKIPPHTNAPNIR, encoded by the exons ATGCCAGCAATGGTTTGCACAGCTGATGAATTGCTGGGCTGGAAAGATTTCCCCAAGGGACTTAAGGTCCTTCTCATTGAAAGCGATGCTTGTTCTGCTGTAGAGATGAGATTAAAGCTTGAGGAAATGGATTATATAG TTTCCATATTCTGTAATGAGAATGAAGCTTTATCAGCAATTTCAAACAAATCTGAGTGCTTCCATGTTGCTATCGTTGAG GTGAATACCCAAAACTCTAGTGGCATATTCAAGTTTCTTGAAACCGCTAATGACTTGCCCACCATAA TGATTTCAGATAACAATTGCATAAGCACCATGATGAAGTGCATAGCG CTTGGTGCAGTTGAGTTCCTTCAGAAACCTGTGTCTGATGACAAACTCCAAAATATATGGCAGCATGTAGTTCACAAG GCATTCAATGCAGGAGGAAAGGATGTCTCAGAAGCATTGAAGCCTGTAAAAGAGTCCTTGATCTCCATGCTGCAGCTCCAGTTTGGAAATGCTGAAACAGGTAAACAAGCTTCTGTGGAAGCAGAGCAAGAAAACAACCAGGATTTACTTTCAGGTTGTGACAAGTATCCAGCTCCTTCAACTCCGCAATTGAAACAAGGGGAGAGATCATTAGATGATGGTGATTGTCAGGATCAAGCTAACTTCTCTATGGAACAAGATAGTGCAGAGCAAGATGGGGAATGTAAATCTGTCGAAACCACttgtggcaattcaatctttgAGTGTACTGCTTTGGGTAGCCCAGCTTCAGGAGAGGATGCCGTCAAAGAAGAGCATGAATCAACTAACTGTTGCAGGACTGAGATAAATACTACTACTTGTTACGAGGGTAAAGATCGCCCCAGTAATAAAACTAGCAATGCTGCTGGACTTAACAGATCATCTGCTGTTCGCGATACTTGTGGGATTAAGGCTAGTAAGAAGAGGTCAAAG gTAGACTGGACACCTGAACTACATAAGAAGTTTGTACAAGCAGTTGAGCAACTTGGTATAGATCAGGCTATCCCTTCACGAATACTAGAACTGATGAAAGTGGAGGGGTTGACGAGACACAATGTGGCTAGCCATCTCCAG aaatACAGGATGCACAGAAGACACATTTTACCAAAGGAAAATGAACGAAGATGGCCTCATCCAGGAGGTTCAGCACAAAGGAATTATTATCCACATAAACCTGTCATGGCCTTCCCCCCATATCATCCTAACCATACGATTCCAGGTGGTCAGGTTTATCCTGCCTGGATTCCTCCTGGCACTTATACCGGTGGCATCCATATATGGGGTTCACCTTATTATCCTGGATGGCAGGTGCCTAACGAGAGTTGGTACTGGAAGCCCTATTCCGTG ACGCATGCAGATGCATGGGGATGTCCTGTGATGCCACAGACTGTTGGATCCTATCCCCAATTTGCTCAA CAGACTGCTCCTGATTTccaaaccacaaaagaaatgcagtATACAGGCAGCACATTGTTAAATCCATCTGATCTCCACGCT GCAGAGGAAGTAATTGACCAGGTAGTGAAAGAGGCAATAAGCAAGCCATGGTTGCCACTTCCATTAGGCCTAAAACCTCCCTCAACAGAGTGTGTCCTAAATGAACTCTCCAAACAAGGCATCTCCAAAATCCCCCCTCACACCAATGCCCCCAATATCCGCTGA
- the LOC113703513 gene encoding two-component response regulator-like APRR2 isoform X5, which yields MPAMVCTADELLGWKDFPKGLKVLLIESDACSAVEMRLKLEEMDYIVSIFCNENEALSAISNKSECFHVAIVEVNTQNSSGIFKFLETANDLPTIMISDNNCISTMMKCIALGAVEFLQKPVSDDKLQNIWQHVVHKQAFNAGGKDVSEALKPVKESLISMLQLQFGNAETGKQASVEAEQENNQDLLSGCDKYPAPSTPQLKQGERSLDDGDCQDQANFSMEQDSAEQDGECKSVETTCGNSIFECTALGSPASGEDAVKEEHESTNCCRTEINTTTCYEGKDRPSNKTSNAAGLNRSSAVRDTCGIKASKKRSKVDWTPELHKKFVQAVEQLGIDQAIPSRILELMKVEGLTRHNVASHLQKYRMHRRHILPKENERRWPHPGGSAQRNYYPHKPVMAFPPYHPNHTIPGGQVYPAWIPPGTYTGGIHIWGSPYYPGWQVPNESWYWKPYSVTHADAWGCPVMPQTVGSYPQFAQQTAPDFQTTKEMQYTGSTLLNPSDLHAAEEVIDQVVKEAISKPWLPLPLGLKPPSTECVLNELSKQGISKIPPHTNAPNIR from the exons ATGCCAGCAATGGTTTGCACAGCTGATGAATTGCTGGGCTGGAAAGATTTCCCCAAGGGACTTAAGGTCCTTCTCATTGAAAGCGATGCTTGTTCTGCTGTAGAGATGAGATTAAAGCTTGAGGAAATGGATTATATAG TTTCCATATTCTGTAATGAGAATGAAGCTTTATCAGCAATTTCAAACAAATCTGAGTGCTTCCATGTTGCTATCGTTGAG GTGAATACCCAAAACTCTAGTGGCATATTCAAGTTTCTTGAAACCGCTAATGACTTGCCCACCATAA TGATTTCAGATAACAATTGCATAAGCACCATGATGAAGTGCATAGCG CTTGGTGCAGTTGAGTTCCTTCAGAAACCTGTGTCTGATGACAAACTCCAAAATATATGGCAGCATGTAGTTCACAAG CAGGCATTCAATGCAGGAGGAAAGGATGTCTCAGAAGCATTGAAGCCTGTAAAAGAGTCCTTGATCTCCATGCTGCAGCTCCAGTTTGGAAATGCTGAAACAGGTAAACAAGCTTCTGTGGAAGCAGAGCAAGAAAACAACCAGGATTTACTTTCAGGTTGTGACAAGTATCCAGCTCCTTCAACTCCGCAATTGAAACAAGGGGAGAGATCATTAGATGATGGTGATTGTCAGGATCAAGCTAACTTCTCTATGGAACAAGATAGTGCAGAGCAAGATGGGGAATGTAAATCTGTCGAAACCACttgtggcaattcaatctttgAGTGTACTGCTTTGGGTAGCCCAGCTTCAGGAGAGGATGCCGTCAAAGAAGAGCATGAATCAACTAACTGTTGCAGGACTGAGATAAATACTACTACTTGTTACGAGGGTAAAGATCGCCCCAGTAATAAAACTAGCAATGCTGCTGGACTTAACAGATCATCTGCTGTTCGCGATACTTGTGGGATTAAGGCTAGTAAGAAGAGGTCAAAG gTAGACTGGACACCTGAACTACATAAGAAGTTTGTACAAGCAGTTGAGCAACTTGGTATAGATCAGGCTATCCCTTCACGAATACTAGAACTGATGAAAGTGGAGGGGTTGACGAGACACAATGTGGCTAGCCATCTCCAG aaatACAGGATGCACAGAAGACACATTTTACCAAAGGAAAATGAACGAAGATGGCCTCATCCAGGAGGTTCAGCACAAAGGAATTATTATCCACATAAACCTGTCATGGCCTTCCCCCCATATCATCCTAACCATACGATTCCAGGTGGTCAGGTTTATCCTGCCTGGATTCCTCCTGGCACTTATACCGGTGGCATCCATATATGGGGTTCACCTTATTATCCTGGATGGCAGGTGCCTAACGAGAGTTGGTACTGGAAGCCCTATTCCGTG ACGCATGCAGATGCATGGGGATGTCCTGTGATGCCACAGACTGTTGGATCCTATCCCCAATTTGCTCAA CAGACTGCTCCTGATTTccaaaccacaaaagaaatgcagtATACAGGCAGCACATTGTTAAATCCATCTGATCTCCACGCT GCAGAGGAAGTAATTGACCAGGTAGTGAAAGAGGCAATAAGCAAGCCATGGTTGCCACTTCCATTAGGCCTAAAACCTCCCTCAACAGAGTGTGTCCTAAATGAACTCTCCAAACAAGGCATCTCCAAAATCCCCCCTCACACCAATGCCCCCAATATCCGCTGA
- the LOC113703513 gene encoding two-component response regulator-like APRR2 isoform X1 gives MFDPKFLMHLVLSLSCFRSQKCCKKEDAMPAMVCTADELLGWKDFPKGLKVLLIESDACSAVEMRLKLEEMDYIVSIFCNENEALSAISNKSECFHVAIVEVNTQNSSGIFKFLETANDLPTIMISDNNCISTMMKCIALGAVEFLQKPVSDDKLQNIWQHVVHKQAFNAGGKDVSEALKPVKESLISMLQLQFGNAETGKQASVEAEQENNQDLLSGCDKYPAPSTPQLKQGERSLDDGDCQDQANFSMEQDSAEQDGECKSVETTCGNSIFECTALGSPASGEDAVKEEHESTNCCRTEINTTTCYEGKDRPSNKTSNAAGLNRSSAVRDTCGIKASKKRSKVDWTPELHKKFVQAVEQLGIDQAIPSRILELMKVEGLTRHNVASHLQKYRMHRRHILPKENERRWPHPGGSAQRNYYPHKPVMAFPPYHPNHTIPGGQVYPAWIPPGTYTGGIHIWGSPYYPGWQVPNESWYWKPYSVTHADAWGCPVMPQTVGSYPQFAQQTAPDFQTTKEMQYTGSTLLNPSDLHAAEEVIDQVVKEAISKPWLPLPLGLKPPSTECVLNELSKQGISKIPPHTNAPNIR, from the exons ATGTTTGATCCAAAGTTTTTAATGCACTTGGTTTTATCTCTTTCTTGCTTTCGATCCCAG AAGTGCTGTAAGAAAGAGGATGCCATGCCAGCAATGGTTTGCACAGCTGATGAATTGCTGGGCTGGAAAGATTTCCCCAAGGGACTTAAGGTCCTTCTCATTGAAAGCGATGCTTGTTCTGCTGTAGAGATGAGATTAAAGCTTGAGGAAATGGATTATATAG TTTCCATATTCTGTAATGAGAATGAAGCTTTATCAGCAATTTCAAACAAATCTGAGTGCTTCCATGTTGCTATCGTTGAG GTGAATACCCAAAACTCTAGTGGCATATTCAAGTTTCTTGAAACCGCTAATGACTTGCCCACCATAA TGATTTCAGATAACAATTGCATAAGCACCATGATGAAGTGCATAGCG CTTGGTGCAGTTGAGTTCCTTCAGAAACCTGTGTCTGATGACAAACTCCAAAATATATGGCAGCATGTAGTTCACAAG CAGGCATTCAATGCAGGAGGAAAGGATGTCTCAGAAGCATTGAAGCCTGTAAAAGAGTCCTTGATCTCCATGCTGCAGCTCCAGTTTGGAAATGCTGAAACAGGTAAACAAGCTTCTGTGGAAGCAGAGCAAGAAAACAACCAGGATTTACTTTCAGGTTGTGACAAGTATCCAGCTCCTTCAACTCCGCAATTGAAACAAGGGGAGAGATCATTAGATGATGGTGATTGTCAGGATCAAGCTAACTTCTCTATGGAACAAGATAGTGCAGAGCAAGATGGGGAATGTAAATCTGTCGAAACCACttgtggcaattcaatctttgAGTGTACTGCTTTGGGTAGCCCAGCTTCAGGAGAGGATGCCGTCAAAGAAGAGCATGAATCAACTAACTGTTGCAGGACTGAGATAAATACTACTACTTGTTACGAGGGTAAAGATCGCCCCAGTAATAAAACTAGCAATGCTGCTGGACTTAACAGATCATCTGCTGTTCGCGATACTTGTGGGATTAAGGCTAGTAAGAAGAGGTCAAAG gTAGACTGGACACCTGAACTACATAAGAAGTTTGTACAAGCAGTTGAGCAACTTGGTATAGATCAGGCTATCCCTTCACGAATACTAGAACTGATGAAAGTGGAGGGGTTGACGAGACACAATGTGGCTAGCCATCTCCAG aaatACAGGATGCACAGAAGACACATTTTACCAAAGGAAAATGAACGAAGATGGCCTCATCCAGGAGGTTCAGCACAAAGGAATTATTATCCACATAAACCTGTCATGGCCTTCCCCCCATATCATCCTAACCATACGATTCCAGGTGGTCAGGTTTATCCTGCCTGGATTCCTCCTGGCACTTATACCGGTGGCATCCATATATGGGGTTCACCTTATTATCCTGGATGGCAGGTGCCTAACGAGAGTTGGTACTGGAAGCCCTATTCCGTG ACGCATGCAGATGCATGGGGATGTCCTGTGATGCCACAGACTGTTGGATCCTATCCCCAATTTGCTCAA CAGACTGCTCCTGATTTccaaaccacaaaagaaatgcagtATACAGGCAGCACATTGTTAAATCCATCTGATCTCCACGCT GCAGAGGAAGTAATTGACCAGGTAGTGAAAGAGGCAATAAGCAAGCCATGGTTGCCACTTCCATTAGGCCTAAAACCTCCCTCAACAGAGTGTGTCCTAAATGAACTCTCCAAACAAGGCATCTCCAAAATCCCCCCTCACACCAATGCCCCCAATATCCGCTGA
- the LOC113703513 gene encoding two-component response regulator-like APRR2 isoform X2: MFDPKFLMHLVLSLSCFRSQKCCKKEDAMPAMVCTADELLGWKDFPKGLKVLLIESDACSAVEMRLKLEEMDYIVSIFCNENEALSAISNKSECFHVAIVEVNTQNSSGIFKFLETANDLPTIMISDNNCISTMMKCIALGAVEFLQKPVSDDKLQNIWQHVVHKAFNAGGKDVSEALKPVKESLISMLQLQFGNAETGKQASVEAEQENNQDLLSGCDKYPAPSTPQLKQGERSLDDGDCQDQANFSMEQDSAEQDGECKSVETTCGNSIFECTALGSPASGEDAVKEEHESTNCCRTEINTTTCYEGKDRPSNKTSNAAGLNRSSAVRDTCGIKASKKRSKVDWTPELHKKFVQAVEQLGIDQAIPSRILELMKVEGLTRHNVASHLQKYRMHRRHILPKENERRWPHPGGSAQRNYYPHKPVMAFPPYHPNHTIPGGQVYPAWIPPGTYTGGIHIWGSPYYPGWQVPNESWYWKPYSVTHADAWGCPVMPQTVGSYPQFAQQTAPDFQTTKEMQYTGSTLLNPSDLHAAEEVIDQVVKEAISKPWLPLPLGLKPPSTECVLNELSKQGISKIPPHTNAPNIR, from the exons ATGTTTGATCCAAAGTTTTTAATGCACTTGGTTTTATCTCTTTCTTGCTTTCGATCCCAG AAGTGCTGTAAGAAAGAGGATGCCATGCCAGCAATGGTTTGCACAGCTGATGAATTGCTGGGCTGGAAAGATTTCCCCAAGGGACTTAAGGTCCTTCTCATTGAAAGCGATGCTTGTTCTGCTGTAGAGATGAGATTAAAGCTTGAGGAAATGGATTATATAG TTTCCATATTCTGTAATGAGAATGAAGCTTTATCAGCAATTTCAAACAAATCTGAGTGCTTCCATGTTGCTATCGTTGAG GTGAATACCCAAAACTCTAGTGGCATATTCAAGTTTCTTGAAACCGCTAATGACTTGCCCACCATAA TGATTTCAGATAACAATTGCATAAGCACCATGATGAAGTGCATAGCG CTTGGTGCAGTTGAGTTCCTTCAGAAACCTGTGTCTGATGACAAACTCCAAAATATATGGCAGCATGTAGTTCACAAG GCATTCAATGCAGGAGGAAAGGATGTCTCAGAAGCATTGAAGCCTGTAAAAGAGTCCTTGATCTCCATGCTGCAGCTCCAGTTTGGAAATGCTGAAACAGGTAAACAAGCTTCTGTGGAAGCAGAGCAAGAAAACAACCAGGATTTACTTTCAGGTTGTGACAAGTATCCAGCTCCTTCAACTCCGCAATTGAAACAAGGGGAGAGATCATTAGATGATGGTGATTGTCAGGATCAAGCTAACTTCTCTATGGAACAAGATAGTGCAGAGCAAGATGGGGAATGTAAATCTGTCGAAACCACttgtggcaattcaatctttgAGTGTACTGCTTTGGGTAGCCCAGCTTCAGGAGAGGATGCCGTCAAAGAAGAGCATGAATCAACTAACTGTTGCAGGACTGAGATAAATACTACTACTTGTTACGAGGGTAAAGATCGCCCCAGTAATAAAACTAGCAATGCTGCTGGACTTAACAGATCATCTGCTGTTCGCGATACTTGTGGGATTAAGGCTAGTAAGAAGAGGTCAAAG gTAGACTGGACACCTGAACTACATAAGAAGTTTGTACAAGCAGTTGAGCAACTTGGTATAGATCAGGCTATCCCTTCACGAATACTAGAACTGATGAAAGTGGAGGGGTTGACGAGACACAATGTGGCTAGCCATCTCCAG aaatACAGGATGCACAGAAGACACATTTTACCAAAGGAAAATGAACGAAGATGGCCTCATCCAGGAGGTTCAGCACAAAGGAATTATTATCCACATAAACCTGTCATGGCCTTCCCCCCATATCATCCTAACCATACGATTCCAGGTGGTCAGGTTTATCCTGCCTGGATTCCTCCTGGCACTTATACCGGTGGCATCCATATATGGGGTTCACCTTATTATCCTGGATGGCAGGTGCCTAACGAGAGTTGGTACTGGAAGCCCTATTCCGTG ACGCATGCAGATGCATGGGGATGTCCTGTGATGCCACAGACTGTTGGATCCTATCCCCAATTTGCTCAA CAGACTGCTCCTGATTTccaaaccacaaaagaaatgcagtATACAGGCAGCACATTGTTAAATCCATCTGATCTCCACGCT GCAGAGGAAGTAATTGACCAGGTAGTGAAAGAGGCAATAAGCAAGCCATGGTTGCCACTTCCATTAGGCCTAAAACCTCCCTCAACAGAGTGTGTCCTAAATGAACTCTCCAAACAAGGCATCTCCAAAATCCCCCCTCACACCAATGCCCCCAATATCCGCTGA